In Bacillus cereus ATCC 14579, a single window of DNA contains:
- the gyrA gene encoding DNA gyrase subunit A, with the protein MSDNQQQARIREINISHEMRTSFLDYAMSVIVSRALPDVRDGLKPVHRRVLYAMNDLGITADKAYKKSARIVGEVIGKYHPHGDSAVYETMVRMAQDFSQRYMLVDGHGNFGSVDGDSAAAMRYTEARMSKISMELIRDISKNTIDYQDNYDGSEREPIVLPARFPNLLVNGTTGIAVGMATNIPPHQLGEVIDGVLALSHNPDITIAELMEYIPGPDFPTAGLILGRSGIRRAYETGRGSIMLRAKVEIEEKSNGKQSIIVTELPYQVNKARLIEKIAELVRDKKIEGITDLRDESDRNGMRIVMEVRRDANANVLLNNLYKHTALQTSFGINMLSLVNGEPQVLNLKQNLYHYLEHQKVVIRRRTAYELEKAEARAHILEGLRIALDHLDEVITLIRSSKTADIAKQGLMERFGLSEKQAQAILDMRLQRLTGLEREKIEQEYQDLMKLIAELKAILADEEKVLEIIREELTEVKERFNDKRRTEITIGGMEFIEDEDLIPEQNIAITLTHNGYIKRLPASTYKTQNRGGRGVQGMGTNDDDFVEHLLTTSTHDHILFFTNKGKVYRTKGYEIPEYSRTAKGLPIINLLGVDKGEWINAIIPIREFGDDQFLFFTTKQGVSKRTPLSSFANIRTNGLIAISLREEDEVISVRLTSGDKDIIVGTSNGMLIRFNEQDVRSMGRNAAGVKAITLGDEDQVVGMEIVEEDVNVLIVTKNGYGKRTPIDEYRLQSRGGKGLKTCNITDKNGKLVAVKSVTGEEDIMLITAAGVIIRMPVDQISQMGRNTQGVRLIRLEEDQEVATVAKAQKDEEEETSEEVSSEE; encoded by the coding sequence GTATCTCGTGCATTACCAGATGTTCGTGATGGATTAAAACCTGTGCATCGTAGGGTTTTATATGCGATGAATGATTTAGGAATTACAGCTGATAAAGCGTATAAGAAATCAGCACGTATTGTCGGTGAAGTAATCGGTAAGTATCACCCTCATGGTGATTCAGCCGTTTATGAAACAATGGTACGTATGGCGCAAGATTTTAGTCAACGTTATATGCTTGTAGATGGGCATGGTAACTTCGGTTCTGTAGATGGAGATTCAGCAGCAGCAATGCGTTATACAGAGGCAAGAATGTCTAAGATTTCTATGGAATTAATACGTGATATTTCAAAAAATACAATTGATTATCAAGATAACTATGATGGTTCCGAAAGAGAACCGATAGTACTACCAGCGCGTTTCCCTAATTTATTAGTAAACGGTACAACAGGTATTGCTGTTGGTATGGCAACAAATATACCGCCGCATCAGCTTGGCGAAGTAATTGATGGTGTGCTGGCATTAAGTCATAATCCTGATATTACTATCGCAGAATTGATGGAATATATTCCTGGTCCAGACTTTCCGACGGCAGGTTTAATTTTAGGAAGAAGTGGAATTCGAAGAGCTTATGAAACAGGTCGCGGTTCCATTATGCTTCGTGCTAAGGTTGAAATTGAAGAGAAGTCAAACGGTAAACAATCTATTATCGTAACTGAACTACCTTATCAAGTTAATAAGGCGAGATTAATTGAAAAAATCGCAGAATTAGTTCGCGATAAGAAAATTGAAGGTATTACAGATTTACGTGATGAATCAGATCGTAATGGTATGCGTATTGTCATGGAAGTACGTCGTGATGCTAATGCAAACGTACTATTAAACAATCTATATAAACATACAGCGCTTCAAACAAGTTTCGGTATTAATATGTTGTCTCTTGTAAATGGGGAGCCACAAGTACTAAATTTAAAACAAAATCTATATCATTATTTAGAGCATCAGAAGGTAGTAATTCGTAGACGTACTGCTTATGAATTAGAAAAAGCAGAAGCACGTGCTCATATTTTAGAAGGATTACGAATTGCTTTAGATCATCTTGATGAAGTTATTACGTTAATTCGTAGTTCAAAAACAGCAGATATTGCAAAGCAAGGCTTAATGGAACGTTTTGGTTTAAGTGAGAAACAAGCGCAAGCGATTTTAGATATGCGTCTGCAACGCTTAACTGGATTAGAACGTGAAAAAATTGAGCAAGAATATCAAGACTTAATGAAGTTAATTGCTGAATTAAAAGCGATTTTAGCAGATGAAGAAAAAGTTCTTGAGATTATTCGTGAAGAATTAACAGAAGTAAAAGAGCGTTTCAATGATAAGAGACGAACAGAAATTACAATTGGCGGTATGGAATTTATTGAAGATGAAGATTTAATTCCTGAACAAAACATTGCGATTACGTTAACTCATAACGGTTATATTAAGAGGTTACCAGCTTCTACGTACAAAACACAGAACCGTGGGGGACGTGGTGTGCAAGGAATGGGTACGAATGATGATGACTTTGTTGAACATTTATTAACAACGTCTACTCATGATCATATTTTATTCTTTACAAACAAGGGTAAAGTATACCGTACGAAAGGATATGAAATTCCAGAGTATAGTCGTACTGCAAAAGGACTACCAATTATTAACCTATTAGGGGTAGATAAGGGTGAGTGGATTAACGCTATTATTCCGATTCGTGAATTTGGTGACGATCAGTTCTTATTCTTTACGACAAAACAAGGGGTTTCTAAGAGAACGCCACTTTCATCATTTGCAAATATACGTACAAATGGTTTAATTGCAATTTCTCTTCGTGAAGAGGATGAAGTAATATCTGTACGTTTAACATCAGGTGATAAGGATATTATTGTCGGGACAAGTAACGGTATGCTAATTCGTTTCAATGAACAAGATGTTCGTTCTATGGGACGTAATGCTGCAGGTGTTAAAGCTATTACGTTGGGCGATGAAGACCAAGTTGTAGGTATGGAAATTGTCGAAGAGGATGTAAATGTTCTAATTGTAACGAAAAATGGTTACGGAAAGCGTACACCGATTGATGAATACCGTCTGCAAAGTCGCGGTGGTAAAGGTCTGAAAACTTGTAACATTACAGATAAGAACGGTAAATTAGTAGCTGTTAAGTCTGTTACAGGTGAAGAAGATATTATGTTAATTACAGCGGCAGGCGTTATTATTCGTATGCCAGTTGATCAAATCTCTCAAATGGGACGTAATACACAAGGTGTTCGTCTAATTCGATTAGAGGAAGACCAAGAGGTAGCGACGGTAGCAAAAGCACAAAAAGATGAAGAGGAAGAAACGAGTGAAGAGGTTTCTTCAGAAGAATAA